From Budorcas taxicolor isolate Tak-1 chromosome 19, Takin1.1, whole genome shotgun sequence, the proteins below share one genomic window:
- the LOC128064876 gene encoding LOW QUALITY PROTEIN: olfactory receptor 1D2-like (The sequence of the model RefSeq protein was modified relative to this genomic sequence to represent the inferred CDS: inserted 2 bases in 1 codon), with translation MHGGNQSGVSDFLLLGISESPEEQQILFWMFLSMYLVTVMGNVLIILAISFDSHLHTPMYLFLANLSFTDLFSVANTIPKTLVNLQSQNKAISYAGCLTQLYFLVSLVTLDSLILATMAYDRYVAICCPLRYITAMSPGLCILLLTLCWVLSVLYGLFLTLLMTKVTFCGSRRIQYIFCEMYVLLGHTCSNTQVIHTVQITTGCFIFFTPLGIMVMSYVWIVRAILQIPSASSKYKAFSTCGSHLAVVSLFYGTLGMVYLQPLKTXTKDSVATVMYAVVTPMMNPFIYSLRNKDMHGALGRRLLGKAFQRLTGRKLRH, from the exons ATGCATGGAGGCAACCAAAGTGGGGTCTCTGActtcctactcctggggatctcGGAGAGTCCGGAAGAGCAGCAGATCCTGTTTTGGATGTTCCTGTCCATGTATCTGGTCACAGTAATGGGAAACGTGCTCATCATCTTGGCCATCAGCTTTGATTCCCACCTGCACACTCCCATGTACTTATTCTTGGCCAACCTCTCCTTCACCGACCTCTTCTCTGTTGCCAATACGATCCCCAAGACATTGGTGAACCTTCAGTCCCAGAACAAAGCCATCTCATACGCAGGGTGTCTGACCCAGCTCTACTTCCTGGTCTCCTTGGTGACCCTGGACAGCCTCATCCTGGCCACGATGGCatatgaccgctatgtggccatctgctgCCCTCTCCGCTACATCACAGCCATGAGCCCTGGGCTCTGCATTTTGCTCCTCACCTTGTGTTGGGTACTCTCTGTCCTGTACGGTCTCTTTCTCACCCTCCTCATGACCAAGGTGACCTTCTGTGGGTCCCGGAGAATCCAGTACATCTTCTGTGAGATGTACGTCCTGCTGGGGCACACCTGTTCCAATACCCAGGTGATTCACACAGTGCAGATTACCACAGGTTGCTTCATCTTCTTCACCCCCTTAGGGATTATGGTTATGTCCTATGTCTGGATTGTCAGAGCCATCCTCCAAATACCATCAGCCTCCAGCAAATACAAAGCTTTCTCCACCTGTGGCTCCCACTTGGCTGTGGTCTCCCTCTTCTATGGGACACTTGGTATGGTATATCTGCAGCCCCTTAAAAC CACGAAGGACTCAGTAGCCACAGTGATGTATGCTGTGGTGACTCCCATGATGAACCCTTtcatctacagcctgaggaacaaGGACATGCATGGGGCACTGGGAAGACGGCTCTTAGGAAAAGCCTTCCAGAGGTTGAcaggaaggaaactgaggcactga
- the LOC128065169 gene encoding olfactory receptor 1D2: protein MDGRNHSTVSEFLLLGLSESPEHQRVLFGMFLSMYLVTVVGNALIILAIGSDSRLHTPMYFFLANLSFTDLFFVTNTIPKMLVNLQSQNKAISYAGCLTQLYFLVFLVALDNLILATMAYDRYVAICRPLHYTTAMSPRLCISLLALCWALSVLYGLIHTLLMTNVTFCGSRKIHYIFCEMYVLLRLACSNTQINHTVLIATGSFIFLTPFGFMVMSYVWIVRAILQIPSASSKYKAFSTCASHLAVVSLFYGTLCMVYLKPLDTYSMKDSVATVMYAVVTPMMNPFIYSLRNKDIHGALGRFFLGKSFRG from the coding sequence ATGGATGGAAGGAACCATAGTACAGTCTCTGAGTTCCTGCTCCTTGGGCTGTCGGAGAGTCCTGAGCACCAGAGGGTCCTGTTTGGGATGTTTCTGTCCATGTACCTGGTCACAGTGGTGGGAAATGCGCTCATCATCCTGGCCATTGGCTCTGACTCCCGCCTGCACactcccatgtacttcttcctggcCAACCTCTCCTTCACTGACCTCTTCTTCGTCACCAACACAATCCCCAAGATGCTGGTGAACCTTCAGTCCCAGAACAAAGCCATCTCATATGCAGGGTGTCTGACCCAGCTCTACTTCCTGGTCTTCTTGGTGGCTCTGGACAACCTCATCCTGGCCACGATGGCGTacgaccgctatgtggccatctgccgCCCGCTCCACTACACCACGGCCATGAGCCCCAGGCTCTGTATTTCACTCCTTGCCCTGTGCTGGGCACTCTCTGTCCTGTACGGCCTCATTCACACCCTCCTCATGACCAACGTGACCTTCTGTGGGTCCCGGAAGATTCACTATATCTTTTGTGAGATGTATGTCTTATTGAGACTCGCATGTTCCAACACCCAGATCAATCACACAGTGCTGATTGCCACAGGATCCTTTATCTTCCTCACCCCCTTTGGGTTCATGGTCATGTCCTATGTCTGGATTGTCAGAGCCATCCTCCAAATACCCTCAGCCTCTAGCAAGTAcaaagccttctccacctgtgccTCCCATTTGGCTGTGGTTTCCCTCTTCTATGGGACCCTTTGTATGGTATATCTGAAACCTCTCGACACCTACTCCATGAAGGACTCAGTAGCCACAGTGATGTATGCTGTGGTGACCCCCATGATGAACCCTTtcatctacagcctgaggaacaaGGACATACACGGAGCTCTGGGAAGATTCTTCTTAGGAAAGTCTTTCAGAGGTTGA